A single window of Clostridia bacterium DNA harbors:
- a CDS encoding (2Fe-2S)-binding protein: MAIQTVERTGRPRKVPVTFTVNGELREVWVEPRRTLLDALRIDLGLTGTKEGCDHGNCGACTVIVNGRAIYSCLTLAVSCEGATIETIEGLSRPGQLHPIQQAFLEHDAFQCGYCTPGQIMSAKALLDRRPDPTADEIRDAMSGNLCRCGAYPRIVEAVRAAAAALRAEEDEARA; this comes from the coding sequence ATGGCCATCCAGACCGTGGAACGGACCGGCCGCCCGCGTAAGGTCCCGGTGACGTTCACCGTCAACGGCGAGCTCCGCGAGGTGTGGGTGGAGCCGCGTCGCACGTTGCTTGACGCGCTGAGGATCGACCTCGGCCTCACGGGCACCAAGGAAGGATGCGACCACGGCAACTGCGGCGCGTGCACCGTCATCGTGAACGGCCGCGCCATCTACAGCTGCCTCACGCTGGCCGTCTCGTGCGAGGGGGCCACCATCGAGACCATCGAAGGGCTCAGCCGGCCCGGCCAGCTCCATCCCATCCAGCAGGCGTTCCTGGAGCACGACGCGTTCCAGTGCGGCTACTGCACGCCGGGCCAGATCATGAGCGCGAAGGCGCTGCTGGACCGGCGCCCGGACCCGACCGCGGACGAGATCCGCGACGCCATGTCCGGAAACCTCTGCCGGTGCGGCGCATACCCGCGCATCGTGGAGGCCGTGCGCGCCGCGGCCGCC